A part of Spirochaetae bacterium HGW-Spirochaetae-1 genomic DNA contains:
- a CDS encoding bifunctional (p)ppGpp synthetase/guanosine-3',5'-bis(diphosphate) 3'-pyrophosphohydrolase: MPEFGLKIRSRDIQTLIDQIRTYSPDADIETVMRAYHFAEEAHRDQKRLSGEPYIIHPLEVGIILAQLHMDTMTICAALLHDVVEDTGTTLDRIKKEFSVELAQLVDGVTKISHIKNRSRATAQAETLRKMLIATINDMRVIIIKLADKVHNMRTIMFQPQEKQLRIARETLDIYAPIARRLGMSQISSELEDLSFHIVYREEYDEIKNQLRDREHEREAYLENIKIILQEKLGEMDLKPEISGRAKHYFSIFRKMKMQDKSFEDIYDIRAIRVITNELRDCYAILGVIHTLWSPIAGRFKDYIAVPKSNMYQSLHTTVIGPEGHPMEVQIRTREMHETAQMGIAAHWLYKEKRKGSPRDYKDLTLLNNINKLYTETGNSREFMKDLKMDLYEDEIFVFTPKGKIIKLSSDSTPVDFAFAIHSEIGLHTTGAKVNSKLVPLRTKLKSGDIVEVLTSKNGHPSEAWLKFAKSTGARYKIRSWLRKQTPKTTEDTAEKPEPKKDRKVHRTVEVKIPEDEHIKLRKVTRKQKDGIFIEGASNVLIKISQCCQPIPGDNVVGFITRGRGITIHKKTCPSLKRLESEKERFIKVVWEGSENTMYPVKIAVEAMDRTNLLKDVADEISLCKTNIIRAEATVKEKGHAVFKFILEVKGNEHLKEIMQRLNKIRNVTDVYKLNEKVVIK; encoded by the coding sequence ATGCCGGAATTCGGATTAAAAATACGCAGCAGGGACATCCAGACCCTCATTGATCAGATCAGGACCTACAGTCCCGACGCTGATATAGAGACAGTCATGAGGGCATATCACTTCGCCGAAGAGGCCCACCGGGACCAGAAACGCCTCTCGGGAGAGCCCTATATCATACACCCCCTGGAGGTGGGCATCATCCTGGCCCAGCTTCACATGGACACCATGACTATTTGCGCCGCCCTCCTCCACGATGTTGTGGAAGACACGGGCACGACCCTGGACCGTATAAAAAAAGAGTTCAGCGTTGAACTCGCCCAGCTCGTCGACGGTGTTACGAAGATATCCCACATAAAAAACAGGTCCAGGGCTACGGCACAGGCCGAAACCCTGCGCAAAATGCTCATCGCCACCATAAACGACATGCGGGTTATCATCATCAAACTGGCAGACAAGGTGCATAACATGCGCACCATCATGTTCCAGCCCCAGGAAAAGCAGTTGCGCATAGCCAGGGAGACCCTGGATATTTACGCGCCTATTGCGCGCCGCCTGGGAATGTCCCAGATCAGTTCCGAACTGGAGGATCTGTCCTTTCACATCGTGTATCGCGAGGAATATGACGAAATAAAAAATCAGCTCCGGGACCGGGAACATGAACGCGAGGCCTACCTTGAGAACATAAAAATAATTCTTCAGGAAAAGCTCGGGGAGATGGACCTGAAGCCGGAAATATCGGGAAGGGCCAAGCACTACTTCTCCATTTTCAGAAAGATGAAAATGCAGGATAAGTCTTTTGAGGACATCTATGATATCAGGGCCATACGGGTCATCACCAATGAGCTGAGGGACTGCTATGCCATTCTCGGCGTAATTCACACGCTGTGGTCGCCCATTGCCGGGCGCTTCAAGGATTACATCGCTGTTCCAAAATCGAACATGTACCAGTCATTACACACAACGGTTATAGGCCCCGAGGGCCATCCCATGGAGGTACAGATCCGCACCAGGGAAATGCATGAAACGGCCCAGATGGGTATTGCCGCGCACTGGCTCTACAAGGAAAAACGAAAGGGCTCACCCCGGGACTACAAAGACCTGACGCTTCTCAACAATATAAACAAGCTCTATACGGAAACGGGCAATAGCCGGGAATTCATGAAGGACCTCAAGATGGACCTTTATGAGGATGAAATATTCGTCTTCACTCCCAAGGGCAAAATCATCAAACTTTCCAGCGACTCGACGCCGGTGGATTTCGCCTTCGCCATCCACTCCGAAATAGGTCTGCATACCACGGGAGCCAAGGTAAACAGCAAACTGGTTCCCCTGCGCACCAAGCTCAAAAGCGGCGACATCGTTGAAGTTCTCACCAGCAAGAACGGCCACCCGTCGGAGGCATGGCTCAAGTTCGCGAAATCAACGGGAGCCCGGTACAAAATCCGCAGCTGGCTCAGGAAACAGACCCCGAAAACCACGGAGGATACGGCCGAAAAGCCCGAACCTAAAAAAGACAGGAAAGTCCACCGCACCGTTGAGGTGAAGATACCGGAAGACGAGCACATAAAACTGAGAAAGGTCACACGCAAACAAAAGGACGGCATTTTCATTGAAGGCGCGTCCAATGTGCTCATCAAGATTTCACAGTGCTGCCAACCCATCCCCGGCGACAACGTTGTGGGTTTTATCACCAGGGGACGCGGCATCACCATTCATAAAAAAACCTGTCCTTCCCTGAAAAGGCTCGAGAGTGAAAAAGAACGCTTCATCAAGGTCGTATGGGAAGGCTCGGAAAACACCATGTATCCCGTCAAGATAGCCGTAGAGGCCATGGACCGGACCAACCTGCTCAAAGATGTGGCCGACGAGATATCCCTGTG